Below is a genomic region from Medicago truncatula cultivar Jemalong A17 chromosome 3, MtrunA17r5.0-ANR, whole genome shotgun sequence.
AAGGCGTTCTTGTAGTTGCTTGTGGCAGCCATTTACCGATATATCAGAACCAAAAGCTGTATTATTAAACCTATGCTATAATAGTTTACTTTCTGCATTAGTTTTTTGTGAAGATGTCTTTCTGTACAAATCACCTTCACTGACCAATTTTATATCTTCAGGAGACAACTCTGTACATCTGCTCAAATAATGTTGAGCACCCCGCGACCTGagtttaaacatcatgcaattGAGCACCTATTTAAGGATATCTGTTTAACTAAATGAAATCAAAATGCGGAAACAACCGAATTTTATGAACGCATACCTTGCTTTTCTCTTTTCAACTCCTTGTGAAACACAGGCTGCTTCTGACCTTGAAATTTGGCGCAATGAAGATAGATATTCATTGAAGATATCACCTTTCAATGCTAAGGATATTCTTGCAGGAACAATGGATTGGACAACCTCAAACAGAGATGCTTTATTTTCACTGTATTACAGATTTTCCCAAAGTAAGGGTTTGACcccaaaaaccataaaaataaaaggaaaaaaattcaaacaaagtGTCACAACACTGATGAAATTGTGTATTTAACCATAGTAAAATAAAGGAAGTCTATATACCTCTTCTTCATATTATTTGTTGGGTTGTTTAACTCTAACTCCTTCCCAGTATAAATACCCGTGCTTTTGGCAAGATCCAGTCCGGATAATTTCCCCAATGCCATACTATTAGTTGTGGAGGCCAACATCTCAGAAGTTAAATCAATCTTGTTTGCACAACCCAACGTTGATCCAACATCTGCTAtaagtttaacaaaaaaacaaaacccatGTACAGCAATGGTGGACGTCATTGTTTCATCATTGTACGAACTGGTTGTAGCTTCATTAGAAACGAAGCTTTGGGGCTCCAAAATATCCTGCAAATTCATGAATTGTCGTAATTTAGTGAAGaacatcaaaagaaagaaaactttcacaattttcatttcagCTATAAAAGGCACTTACATGTTTATGCTGGTAATTGTGAAACAAATCCGCTTCTGAAATGAGATTGCTCAATCCGCTAGCAAGTTTAACAACTTGAGAAGCACCTAGCTGTTCTGAGATAGTATGCTGCTTTAAATCCATTTGTCGGAGTTTTTTCCACAAATTCTGTACCATATCTGTTTCCAGTGATGGACTGGACTCGACAAATGTTGACTTCAGTTTGAAATCCACACGACTGCACTCATCCATCACCTTGATAATTGTAGTTTCTGGAATTTCAGTATCCATAAGCATATCTGAATTTTCTGACAATTTTGATAAGCGCCTGCGAACACTGAAAGTTAACGGTTTCAACTCATTATTCATAGAAGCTTCTAAACAGTGGCCATAAGATACCACTCCAGACATTGTATCTGTTCCACTTTCAATTGCAGTCTCAGGAACATATGTTGATTCTGGTACACAGGATATATCAAACGTTTCAGATGTCTCATTTATTGGGGTAACATTAGCTATTTCTGAATATTTAACATGCTCCTCTACTGAATCCTCCAATTCAGAACAAACCAGTTTACGAACAGATGTGCTGGGGCAGTTATCGTTTAACTGAAACTCAGACGTACATTCATTGTTTCCTTTGATGGAATGTCTCTGGTTAGCTTCATCTTCGGTGTCTCGAGGATATCGGTTATTTGAATCCTCCTCCTCAGAATCAGAGGACATTACTACAAGTTTCCTTCGACCATTTTGCAGATAGGATGCTACAGGGGATCCAGAAGAATTGGAAAACTCAGATATAACTTTGCATTGAATTTCAAGCTCACTGTAATCTGTTATAGACCCATTTCTCTGAATCATCTCCACCTTCTTGGCTTTTATATAATCAGTCTCCATATACTGCTCATCTAAATCATTTTGACTTTCATTTATGTGAAGCTCGTCATCAACTAACCATTGCACACTGGAATcctcttccattttatttattgatttgacAAATTCGTTCTCAACTAGTTCGGATATCTCTGAGGGGAAATCCCACGGCATTATCTTTGGTAGTATCTGATGACCAACCTCAAGATCAAATGGAAGTGAGACATAGCCCGTCTGCACTTTTCGATCTGTACAAAAAAGGTGCACTCATAAGGTTTCCTAAGCAATTAGAGTGGTAATAAGATAAATGGAATgacatataataatattttccaaaattaaTTCCCGAAGCACaaacatcataacaaaaaaaGCTTTAAGAGTTAACTCTGATTGCATCTTAGGTGAAAAAATAGCACTGGTACCAGAACATTTATGGAGAAAACATATTTACTAGAACATTTATGGAGTAAATAGCACTGGGTACCTAATAGTGTATTATGCTAATCCTATGACTAGAAAATTACTTATGTAAATTACTTAACACTTTCTTAAACACTTTACACTTCTTAAAACCACGTGGAAACCAAAAATCAACTTTACCATGTACCAACACCAAAAGAAAGAGCAAGACAGAAAGAGGGGAAGGGGGTGGATACATGTTGATGCTGATCCAGAAAATAACTCTGATCATGGAAATATGAAGACAAATCACCGACATGCAATTAATTTTGCTGGCCCCATAGTTTTACTTTTCATAGTTTTACCTTAAAATTGTACCATAGCAATTACATGCACTAAAAAACAAATCCTTGATGTGCACATGCTATGGGTTATGCTAATACGAATTAACAATAGCTGGTCTTAATTGAATATCAATAAACAAGTATATGTCCGACAACGAGAATAACTGTATGCTGCATGGCACACCTTTTCTAAATATTTTACTCTGCAACCAGAACTGGAGATGCATAAGGGTTTTCCGGATGTCTCCATCACAGGACTGTATAAACTTCTCCAGTAGAAGAGGATGGATGCTGACTCCTTCTCTGAGACAAACCTGTAGGTCATTGACATAATATATAACATTAATACTAATTTGGACAACAATTTTGCTTTATTACTTTTGAGGGAGGAAGCAGGAAAGTCCTCGTGCACATACAGAGTACAAATGGCAAAGCAACTCCTTTGGTGTTGGCAATGAGAACGAAATATGAAGCCTATCAAAATTATCTGGCAGGCCAGGATTATCACCTATACAACAATACATTTTCATAAATGTGAATAACTGATAAAAGCCCTATCTTAAgcaaaaatacattattttaaCTAGTAATCTTACAATTGCTGGTCAATATAATTGGCCCCTTTGCTGTCTCAGCAATCTGTTGTATGGCAGCAATACATCCACGATCTTCAGGAAAAAGTATGTCCACGTCCTCAACCAAAATTAAAGTTTGGCCTTTATCACAAGCTACATTATTCTTGCCAATTAACTTTTGTGATGTTTCACCAGGGCTGGCTTCATCATCAAATAAGGTTATCAGTTCAACTACTCCGTCATTCACCTCATCCGCAGTTTTACAGTTAACTAAAGCAGGAGCTGGGGGCAACTTTGTAGTTATCTTTTGCGAACTCACAGTGTGTTCTGAAAACCTAAATATTAACATCAAGTAAGATATTAATATCACAGAATAGATTCACAGAAAAAGCTTATAATGAGTACCTTGGTCCTACTAAGGATTAGATTGAATCAAGGTACAATCTTATTACAAGTGACATACTCTTATTTTCCTTAACAAACAAATTTGGTTCTCTGGCGCACCCATTGGATGATCACAATAATATAACGTAAAAATCTCCAACTAGTGGCACGGAGACAATAAACAGAGAAGACCTGTGGTTTTGCAGTGTAGCAACTAACAACTCGTTTTTGTAATATGGAATACACTAATTTTTATCCATTTGTAAAAACGGATCTACATTCTCATGTTTATTAAAGTAACAGTTTACTGTGAAATATGAAATGTTCTTACTCAGAAAAGAACACTCAACTACCCCAACAAAGTACTGAAGATAAGTAAAAAGTATGCATAATATAAGGCAAGTACATTTGATTATAATAACTCAAGCTTAAACTGTTCGGTGAAGATTCATAAAGGGTTTCTTCATTATATCTCTAACACGCTTCCACAAGGGTCCTTCAAACATGAAGTCTGGTGCATAGGCCCACTCAATATGCGTAGAGGttcaacatttttatttgaagaatgggggtgataAGGATCGAGCCATCACTTGACCATAAAGGTTCTAATGCCATGTTTGAACTAACTATCCCTAAAGCTGAAGCTATTATGTTAAAATACATGAAGAGTTTTTATACTATATATCTATAACATGAAGTTATCAGCAAGCATAGACAGCACAGATAAACAAACCTTTTGATCCCGTGTGAACCAAGAGCCTCTCCAAAAAACTCCTTGACAGCAGTCCCATTTCTACAATCTGATGTATTGAGCTGTTGAAGCAAAGCAATACAAGCCATAAACTCCGTTATATTTGGGTATATTCATGGGTAACAGGACAGGCATAAGAAAACAGATgcttttgttttctgttttggGTGAAATGAAAACAGATAGTAGAAATTCTAAGAAATAAGTTGAAAGGTGTTAGGGGAATTGTGCACATGCACAGCTGTTTCCAGTAACTTTCTAGTGAAGACCAGGACAGTAACTGGACGATACAGGTAACATTTTCTACCATAACTTCTGGACGATTTTTCAACTATAACAAATAGCAATCTTTCAGACTAACATTCTTCACATTGGGCAGCGAATGACAGTCTTAAATTTTTGTTCAGAGAATATAAttgattatttatatatataaaccatTATTTACACTTGAATAGAAGGCAAGCGGGCAACAAGCTGCGCCGCTAGACCTTTTTGGATGGCAAAACCAATCCTCGTgaacacaacattcatggacCTAGGAGACATGACATTACTATGCATGActttttgaactctatgtagaaggtcaacagCCTTTGGTGCTAGGAAACTGaaagtgtcaaaagcaaatGGTATAAAAGTATGTTGATTGTCCGAACACGCTTTCTCATGTTTGGCCACTATTATCATAATACAAAGTTCGAATTCATAATACATCAGACTAAATCCAAATCTTGCTGATAAACTATTATGTTTGATCTTTATTAATGCTTTTAAAAAGCTGAGGTGGTTATTTACAGAATGTACACGATCAATGAATATCATTAcaattcgtaaaaaaaaatgaatatcattACAAAAGTGCATCAGTTATGACAAATTAATtagtcaaaatatattaatagcCAGTCATACCTCTAATATGTCAAAACCTTGCTCTTGGGCACAAGCATAGACTCCTGCAGACTTGCCACTCTGCAAAATGATAGACTTGTGCCTTAGCTACCGATATGAAACATCAATTCTACGAACTGGTAGATATAGATAAATTACTAACAGGGTGATGGCCAAATAAACTTGGAGCCAGGAAGGGTCATTAACGAGTAATGGCCCATACACTAAAAGTATAAACGGTACAAAGTGTAAATGTAGATTTGCTAACGAGTAATGGCCCATGGAAATTCAAGAGCACTGGGGCTCTGTTTATTagcaaaatggttttgtaaCAGGGGCACAAGAAACCAGATGTGGTGttttttcaaggtctttaagtGAAATATGCAATGATAGTTAGTCTCCATTTgtttaagaataaaaaagtcCCCATATCTTGTGCAGTCATCAAATTATATTGGTACAGTTCGAATAGCTCAATGTAGTGATTGTATTATTTTTCACTTTGTTCATTTGATCTTTTGCATGCTACTTCCCCATGGATTCACCTTTTTCAATTCAGCATCagcttctatttttattttgacagaaatatttatttaaaggtTCCTTGAATCTCAAGATCTGGTTCTTTTCCTGGAACTATACTATACCCCCGTATTTTAATACTGTTTTCAGAAACTGACAATTATATTATAGAACAATAGTTGCCTTGAATAGATGCATAAATGGCGAGCACATGAAGCAATTCATTTAATGAAGTGCATGCCACAGTTTTGACAAATTAGATTTCCACGTACCCCTGTTGGTCCTGTAATTAAAAGAACATTCTGCAGGGAATCCTCTTCATTCATATCTTCCGAATCATAGTCACTGTCAGAACAGATATAATCATCATCGTCGTCGTCTTGCATGATCCTTGTATCCCTATTAGACGTATCCTTCCTGGGTTTGTAACGTCTTTCATGCCACTGATGTAGCCAGTCACTCAAGAAATTCATAGCTTCATCATTACCACATAcctgcaacaacaaaaaatcatgaaacAAGAAAGCGCAATTTCAGaccatgaaaataaaaaaaatacaagattgattaaaaaaagtttaccTCGACGGCCTTAGTAGGCTTGTATCTGTATGTCCATAAGCTGCCTTCTGCCTTATCCTCACAACCAACATAGGATGACCTCATACTGCAGCATAGAACACAAGGACAGTCCACTATCAGGGGGGAAAATTATAGTCAATCATATAGCTCACTGATCTAAAAAATGAAGCAAGACTCGTTAGAAAAACAACAgagtataaaatattttatctttaatgattaataaattCCACTTCTGAACACTTAACTACCCATGGAATTCAAGTACACCAAACCATGCTAAAGCAGACTAAAAGAGAGTAGAGAAAGTGAAGATAGCAGAGATAAATTGTTGGCATCAGGAAATGCTGAATATCAATATATCATCACCAAAAATTACTGCACAACCACTTTGATTTAAACCAAGAGAATCACAAATAGACCCATCGATAAGGGCATAAATTTTTAATGACATTAGGTGTCACGCAATTgcaattcaaaattcaatttgctGACTACAATGGTAGTGAAAAGATGATTGAACTGAAGGACTGAAACCATTGCAAGACTTTCTAGTATTTCAAAACCATTTCACTTTCTTGGGTACATTTTAAGAACCTAGCATTAGTACTACAGGGTTGATTTCAGCACAAATTAAAGTAAGAGTTGGGAACTTTCCTACCATGTTATTAATTTATGCTAAAAGACTTATGATGAGTCAAAAGGCAATTTGGGATTTATATGGAAGAAGCATTACATTTCTCCTGTAAAATTCGGGCAACTACTTTAGTTATAAACATGCTTATTTGAACAGACAAGTAAAAGAGATAACGGGGAAAATTTTAACAAGTTTAATCGAATAATAAGCATTAGCAAAGAACTATAATGAGCATAAGCATTTGCATAGAACTTCTGgaaatttaatgaaataaataccCATCTCTTCACCGTATCATTTACAAAGAACTTCCACATATTTCACCCAGATTATACATATGATAGCAAAGAAAACTTTTAACAGAAGGTCTTACCTACCCATAAGCATTAGCAGATgcatgaaacaaataaaaatgaaaaaaataaatgcataatGGTGATGGTCAAATGTACGGATATTATTGATTGCCATGATTATATTGATGTTGCATGATTCTGGCATGGATTTACCTTTCTTGAAGAAATCTACTCAATGGTTCAGtatatgattttctaaaatagcCAGCTTGCAGTGAAAAAGCAAGAGATTCATCCACCCCAAAGTCCTGGAAAAAGAAAATGGTCAACATTTAGCAAGAGAAATACTTACATGGTTACAAGCCTAAATAAAAATCACTTAGGAACACAAACATAACAACacatatcatttaattatttcaaattacCACATTATTAAATTGTTTTCTATTTCACCTTTTTCAAGTTGTGAGTGTGCccaaatgatttatatttagGGTTGTGACTACATAAGTGTTCCTTAGCAAATGAAGAAAGGTGACTTGGGTGAGAGTGTATACTGTCCCTCTGAAATAGCTTCTACTTAATGGCACAGTAATACAGAGGCAATGGCattcgtaaaaaaaattaaaaatagaacaaCAAATTATATACCACTTTGGCATCTTTTGGCATCGAAGCACTTATTGTTTGCTCCTCTGTTTCTTGCAGATTTTCTGGAAGCACAGAAAAACTATCCAAAGAAGTTGAGgcattatgaaaatttgaagcTGCCGCTGGATTCAGAGTACTGAGAATCTTCTCAAAATTTAAGCATTCAACAGAACCCTCCAAAACAGATGAATTTGAACTTTCTGAACAACCATTCACATAGGTGGAATTTCCCAAAAATGTCCAGTTTCTCCAGTCTAGGGATGAGGTATCATCCTGCATTAACGAATTTTACACCTTAATGAAAGAATGTGATATTATAGAATTCAAAACCCAGAGATAAAGTACTTATATGCTACCTTGATATTTTCAAATACATGAATAGGACCGCAGGTAATACTTTCATCCCCACTCTTAGCTTTGAATAAATTACGTCCTGATTCAGACAGCTCCTGAACTTTCTTCCCCGCTTTACACGATGAAAAAAGTGGATGTACTTTCCGTCCTGCAAACAACCTTGAATTTTCCtaaccaaaaagaaagaaacaagcCCAGAAGAGTCAGATTGTTACATTGcatcaaattaaaaagagaaGTATCGAACCAAAACTACATTCATGAAAGTTTCAAGCTTAAGTCTTCACTGAAATACAATTATAGCATGcatatgttgatattatttcGCCAATCCACACAATTCAAATCATAAAATTCATCGACAACCCTAATCCTAAAGACAGTGTTCTCAATGAATTTCGCTCGACCACTTACAATAGCCCGTCAAATCAACAAACACCAACAATGCAGAACCAATCCACACTAACCTCAGCTGACAATTTTGCCTCTAACCGCAGATCAGGCTTCGGTGTAACAACTTTATCGAAATCAGACAAAACATTCCGCGAAGTTGACCCCATAATTCCATTAGCTATAGAGGTTTTTTCATTAGTCTTCTTTCCACTAGCACTTTTCTTTGGTGTGGCACTCTGTTAATGtacacacaaataaaaataactaaattcAAACTCAATACTGTATGAATTTGAATAACACCatgatataaaattgaaaaattgaaaatcaaaaagAGGACCACTGACCTTAGAACCTTTATTTAACGGAGTAATTTTTCCTTTGGATTTTCTCTTCCTACGATTCTTCTTCGTGTCGCAATAATCCTCATCTTGTTCATCGCCGCTATCGTCGTTTTCTTCTGGCTTGTTGAGCGGTGGCTTGAGAGGGAAGAGCGTCGATTGGACTAATCTCCGGCGGACGTTACGGACCGGGGCGTCGTCGCCGGAGGGACTGAGATCTGTGACGGGATCGGCCATTGCGTAGAATTGAAATTGTGCGATTGATTGATTAGGGTTTTGGAATTTGAGGGTAATGGTTGAAAGAGAAAAGGGGAGTATGAGTGAAAGTTGAAATTTTATCGCAACAAAAAATGGAGGGAATTCGGATTTGTTCCCGCCTTAGGCT
It encodes:
- the LOC11426583 gene encoding uncharacterized protein encodes the protein MADPVTDLSPSGDDAPVRNVRRRLVQSTLFPLKPPLNKPEENDDSGDEQDEDYCDTKKNRRKRKSKGKITPLNKGSKSATPKKSASGKKTNEKTSIANGIMGSTSRNVLSDFDKVVTPKPDLRLEAKLSAEENSRLFAGRKVHPLFSSCKAGKKVQELSESGRNLFKAKSGDESITCGPIHVFENIKDDTSSLDWRNWTFLGNSTYVNGCSESSNSSVLEGSVECLNFEKILSTLNPAAASNFHNASTSLDSFSVLPENLQETEEQTISASMPKDAKVDFGVDESLAFSLQAGYFRKSYTEPLSRFLQESMRSSYVGCEDKAEGSLWTYRYKPTKAVEVCGNDEAMNFLSDWLHQWHERRYKPRKDTSNRDTRIMQDDDDDDYICSDSDYDSEDMNEEDSLQNVLLITGPTGSGKSAGVYACAQEQGFDILELNTSDCRNGTAVKEFFGEALGSHGIKRFSEHTVSSQKITTKLPPAPALVNCKTADEVNDGVVELITLFDDEASPGETSQKLIGKNNVACDKGQTLILVEDVDILFPEDRGCIAAIQQIAETAKGPIILTSNCDNPGLPDNFDRLHISFSLPTPKELLCHLYSVCLREGVSIHPLLLEKFIQSCDGDIRKTLMHLQFWLQSKIFRKDRKVQTGYVSLPFDLEVGHQILPKIMPWDFPSEISELVENEFVKSINKMEEDSSVQWLVDDELHINESQNDLDEQYMETDYIKAKKVEMIQRNGSITDYSELEIQCKVISEFSNSSGSPVASYLQNGRRKLVVMSSDSEEEDSNNRYPRDTEDEANQRHSIKGNNECTSEFQLNDNCPSTSVRKLVCSELEDSVEEHVKYSEIANVTPINETSETFDISCVPESTYVPETAIESGTDTMSGVVSYGHCLEASMNNELKPLTFSVRRRLSKLSENSDMLMDTEIPETTIIKVMDECSRVDFKLKSTFVESSPSLETDMVQNLWKKLRQMDLKQHTISEQLGASQVVKLASGLSNLISEADLFHNYQHKHDILEPQSFVSNEATTSSYNDETMTSTIAVHGFCFFVKLIADVGSTLGCANKIDLTSEMLASTTNSMALGKLSGLDLAKSTGIYTGKELELNNPTNNMKKSENKASLFEVVQSIVPARISLALKGDIFNEYLSSLRQISRSEAACVSQGVEKRKARSRGAQHYLSRCTELSPEDIKLVSEGDLYRKTSSQKTNAESKLL